The Magnolia sinica isolate HGM2019 chromosome 9, MsV1, whole genome shotgun sequence genome contains a region encoding:
- the LOC131256053 gene encoding GPI-anchored protein LLG1-like yields the protein MTLYRYFLVIFFFLFIWMGLAYSTTFMSDVLFDSVGSTRRSLLQVKTPCPIDFEHMNYTVITSQCKAPDYVPELCCKAFKTFACPYADELSDVRNECATNMFSYINLHGNNNLSGVFSSYCREGKDGISCPATPPQSENTNSNGFEMDEGLSLLLTLVAGLAFLLQIF from the exons ATGACATTATATCGCTATTTTCTcgtgattttcttcttcttattcattTGGATGGGATTAGCTTATTCCACCACCTTCATGTCAG ATGTCCTCTTCGATTCTGTCGGGTCGACCCGTCGGAGCCTCCTTCAGGTCAAAACGC CTTGCCCGATAGACTTCGAGCACATGAATTACACGGTGATTACGAGCCAATGCAAAGCACCCGATTACGTGCCCGAGCTCTGCTGCAAAGCATTCAAGACCTTCGCATGTCCGTACGCCGACGAGCTGAGCGACGTAAGAAATGAATGTGCCACGAACATGTTCTCCTACATCAACCTTCATGGAAACAACAACTTGTCAGGCGTTTTCTCCAGCTACTGTCGTGAAGGGAAGGACGGCATCTCGTGCCCTGCAACACCTCCTCAATCGGAAAATACCAATTCCAATGGCTTTGAGATGGATGAGGGCCTCTCGCTGCTCCTTACGCTTGTAGCTGGGCTTGCATTCTTGTTGCAGATTTTCTGA